One window of Trifolium pratense cultivar HEN17-A07 linkage group LG5, ARS_RC_1.1, whole genome shotgun sequence genomic DNA carries:
- the LOC123883673 gene encoding BTB/POZ domain-containing protein At1g30440, whose amino-acid sequence MACVKLGSKADAFQRQGQAWFCTTGLPSDIIVEVGEMSFHLHKFPLLSRSGVLERLIAKASESEEESAVKLHDIPGGAKTFELVAKFCYGVKLELTASNVVCLWCAAEHLDMTEEYGEGNLISQAETFFNQVVLRSWKDSMRALQTCDDVLDKAEELHIVKRCIESLAAKASTDPNLFGWPVLERGGPLQSPGGSVLWNGISTGARPKNTSLDWWYEDVANLSLPIYTRLITVMESRGIRLEIIAGSLAFYAKMYLPGLNRRKVSGESGTRLAPVALGSPPSEEDQKILLEEIDKLLPMQKGLVQTKFLFGLLRTAMILRVNPSCISSLEKRIGMQLDQAALEDLLMPNFSYSMETLYNVDCVQRILDHFLAMDQVTGGASPCSIDDDGQLIGSPSLTPITMVAKLIDGYLAEVAPDVNLKLPKFQALAAAVPEYARPLDDGLYRAIDIYLKSHPWLVESDREQLCRLMDCQKLSLEACTHAAQNERLPIRIIVQVLFFEQLQLRTSIAGCFLVSDNLDGSRNLRSGLVGSNEGGWASAVKENQVLKVGMDNMRMRVSELEKECSNMRQEIEKLGGKAKGSTSAWGAVSKKLGFKVKSQMCSAQEGSVSKQNNGNNKVEKLKDRHVKHNRSSSISDKGSVSSIVPS is encoded by the exons ATGGCTTGTGTGAAATTGGGTTCTAAAGCTGATGCATTTCAGCGTCAAGGACAAGCTTG GTTTTGCACGACTGGACTTCCCAGCGATATAATTGTTGAAGTTGGTGAGATGTCTTTCCATCTTCACAAG TTCCCTTTGCTCTCTAGAAGTGGAGTTTTGGAAAGATTGATTGCCAAAGCTTCTGAATCAGAGGAAGAATCTGCTGTTAAACTCCACGACATTCCTGGTGGGGCTAAAACATTTGAACTTGTGGCAAAATTCTGTTATGGTGTGAAACTTGAACTTACGGCATCAAATGTTGTGTGCTTATGGTGTGCTGCTGAGCATCTTGACATGACAGAGGAATATGGTGAAGGTAATCTTATTTCCCAAGCCGAAACCTTTTTCAATCAAGTGGTCCTCCGAAGTTGGAAAGACTCCATGAGGGCACTTCAAACATGTGATGATGTTCTGGACAAAGCCGAAGAACTCCACATTGTGAAAAGGTGCATTGAATCACTTGCAGCAAAGGCATCGACTGACCCAAATTTATTTGGGTGGCCAGTACTAGAACGTGGCGGTCCGTTGCAGAGCCCTGGTGGAAGTGTTTTGTGGAATGGAATAAGTACCGGGGCAAGACCAAAGAATACAAGTTTAGATTGGTGGTACGAGGATGTAGCGAATTTGAGTTTACCAATTTATACGAGATTGATAACTGTCATGGAATCTCGAGGCATTAGGCTGGAAATCATTGCTGGTTCTCTTGCTTTCTATGCTAAAATGTATTTGCCTGGTTTAAATCGACGTAAGGTTTCTGGTGAGTCTGGTACCAGGCTAGCCCCGGTGGCTTTGGGGTCTCCACCATCTGAAGAAGATCAAAAGATTCTGTTGGAAGAGATTGATAAACTACTCCCTATGCAAAAGGGCCTGGTCCAAACAAAGTTCCTGTTTGGTCTACTTCGAACGGCCATGATTCTACGAGTGAACCCCTCTTGTATATCAAGTTTGGAGAAACGGATCGGGATGCAGCTTGATCAAGCTGCTTTAGAAGATCTCTTGATGCCAAATTTCTCATATTCAATGGAGACACTTTACAATGTTGACTGTGTGCAAAGAATTCTTGACCATTTCCTTGCCATGGATCAGGTTACAGGTGGTGCCTCTCCATGCTCAATTGACGACGATGGCCAGTTGATTGGATCACCTTCACTGACACCGATCACTATGGTGGCAAAACTGATTGATGGATACCTGGCAGAGGTTGCCCCAGATGTTAACTTAAAACTTCCCAAGTTTCAAGCTCTTGCTGCTGCGGTTCCAGAGTATGCCAGGCCTTTGGATGATGGTTTGTATCGTGCTATAGATATTTATTTGAAG TCTCACCCATGGTTGGTGGAGTCGGATAGAGAACAACTATGCAGGCTAATGGACTGTCAGAAGCTCTCATTAGAAGCATGCACACACGCCGCACAAAACGAAAGACTACCCATTAGAATCATAGTTCAAGTTCTATTTTTCGAGCAGCTCCAGCTTCGAACATCAATCGCCGGTTGCTTTCTAGTATCAGACAATCTCGACGGATCAAGAAATTTAAGAAGTGGTTTGGTTGGATCAAATGAAGGTGGTTGGGCGTCAGCCGTGAAGGAAAATCAGGTATTGAAAGTAGGTATGGATAACATGAGGATGAGGGTATCCGAGCTCGAGAAAGAGTGCTCAAACATGAGACAAGAGATCGAGAAGCTTGGTGGTAAAGCAAAAGGATCAACTAGCGCTTGGGGAGCTGTGTCGAAGAAACTTGGGTTTAAGGTAAAGTCTCAGATGTGTAGTGCTCAAGAAGGATCTGTTAGCAAACAGAACAATGGAAATAATAAGGTTGAGAAGTTGAAGGACAGACATGTAAAGCACAATAGAAGTTCTTCTATTAGTGACAAAGGATCAGTTTCTTCAATTGTTCCTTCTTAG